The following coding sequences lie in one Methylotenera versatilis 301 genomic window:
- a CDS encoding electron transfer flavoprotein subunits alpha/beta yields the protein MNIIKHITTLVSAGRHPVSGEPRHCHNDSLAMTIGLDMAKSISAKHHVLHAGNPDNKALSEYLALGAGQIDVIPISDDTDVVDCLATQLNHADLILTGSRAESGEDSSLLPYLLAEKIGIPLVVNALAIKVKANTIEVLQFLPKGKRRHVTVKLPAIIAIHPLAPASLKFSYARQISGAIKTLPVPYTSTSTSVHKTQWQTLASIRKPIKLKAPENKSGHDRMMSAISSESKGGAVVNNGNSVEKAQVILGYLREHRLINF from the coding sequence ATGAATATTATTAAGCACATTACAACATTGGTTTCAGCTGGCCGACATCCTGTGAGCGGAGAGCCACGCCACTGCCATAACGATAGCCTTGCTATGACTATCGGATTAGACATGGCAAAATCAATCTCAGCAAAACACCATGTACTGCATGCAGGCAACCCAGACAACAAAGCCTTAAGCGAGTACTTAGCGCTTGGTGCTGGTCAAATCGATGTGATTCCCATCTCAGACGATACTGATGTCGTAGATTGCTTAGCGACTCAATTAAACCACGCCGACCTAATTTTAACAGGCAGTCGTGCGGAAAGTGGTGAGGATAGTAGCTTATTACCTTATTTATTAGCTGAAAAAATTGGCATACCGTTAGTAGTAAATGCATTAGCCATTAAAGTGAAGGCTAACACTATTGAGGTGCTTCAATTCTTGCCTAAGGGAAAACGCCGTCATGTCACAGTGAAGTTGCCAGCAATTATTGCAATTCACCCGCTAGCACCCGCTAGTTTGAAGTTTTCATATGCGCGTCAGATTTCAGGTGCAATAAAAACATTGCCAGTGCCTTACACCTCAACTTCAACAAGTGTCCATAAGACGCAGTGGCAAACACTAGCGTCGATACGCAAACCAATCAAACTAAAAGCACCTGAAAATAAATCAGGACATGACCGCATGATGTCAGCCATTTCGAGTGAAAGCAAAGGTGGCGCTGTCGTAAATAATGGAAATTCTGTCGAAAAAGCACAAGTTATTCTGGGCTATTTGCGTGAACATCGTCTTATCAACTTTTAA
- a CDS encoding electron transfer flavoprotein subunit alpha/FixB family protein — MSTSKAKRINPNRILNTTQNGIKRITLSAPKVAENIPEVKPLRTPTKPKNFFLTVTHADRGMLDDHAHQVIATAAILADKKTAVVALVLGELREDIARLGADKVIVRPEFDYQIFQPDAELACVLKVIDSVKPSRIFTPDNMIGDGELGRRLIATQPSKSAATHVIEIDNKHVASYQAGGSRLAFADLPEIILLAANTTEINLPFVASAIPDEQLKSTSYTFKESNSDYKNLGMLPVASATIALEEADFIVSAGNGVSNVATLETLARSLDAAIGASRVAVDDGKFPRDKQIGASGKTVSASAYLAIGISGAVQHLQGIKDCRHVIAINRDNSAPIVKRADLTVIGDAEEIMQSLILAIAEAKQATSNQTMSNPVN; from the coding sequence ATGAGCACCAGCAAAGCAAAGCGTATTAACCCAAATCGCATACTTAATACCACTCAAAATGGTATTAAACGCATTACTTTGTCAGCACCTAAAGTTGCGGAAAATATTCCAGAAGTTAAGCCGCTTCGTACACCAACTAAGCCCAAAAACTTCTTCTTAACTGTGACCCATGCGGATAGAGGTATGCTTGATGACCATGCCCACCAAGTAATTGCCACCGCAGCGATTTTAGCTGACAAAAAAACTGCCGTTGTGGCGTTAGTATTGGGTGAATTGCGTGAAGATATTGCCCGCCTCGGAGCAGATAAAGTGATAGTAAGACCTGAGTTTGATTATCAAATTTTTCAGCCAGATGCAGAGTTGGCCTGTGTACTGAAGGTGATTGATTCAGTAAAGCCTTCACGGATTTTCACGCCTGATAATATGATTGGTGACGGAGAGTTAGGAAGAAGATTAATTGCCACTCAACCGTCAAAATCAGCAGCCACACATGTCATTGAAATTGACAACAAGCATGTGGCGAGTTATCAAGCTGGCGGCAGTCGTTTAGCATTTGCTGATTTACCAGAAATTATATTATTAGCCGCTAATACGACAGAAATCAACTTACCTTTTGTAGCATCGGCGATACCTGACGAACAGTTAAAATCCACAAGCTACACATTTAAAGAGTCAAACAGCGACTATAAAAACTTAGGCATGCTACCCGTCGCCTCAGCGACGATCGCTTTAGAGGAAGCCGACTTTATCGTTTCTGCAGGTAATGGCGTGAGCAATGTGGCGACATTAGAAACTTTAGCGCGTTCGCTAGATGCTGCAATAGGCGCCAGCCGGGTGGCAGTGGATGACGGAAAGTTTCCGCGTGACAAGCAAATTGGCGCGAGTGGTAAAACTGTCAGTGCAAGCGCTTATCTGGCGATTGGCATTTCTGGCGCAGTGCAGCACCTACAGGGCATAAAAGACTGCCGTCATGTGATTGCCATCAATCGTGACAACAGCGCCCCCATTGTGAAGCGTGCAGATCTTACGGTGATTGGTGATGCGGAAGAAATCATGCAAAGCCTCATTTTAGCTATCGCTGAGGCTAAACAAGCCACGTCTAATCAAACTATGTCTAATCCAGTGAATTAA
- a CDS encoding NADH:flavin oxidoreductase has product MRYPHLFTPITLNKLVLPNRIYSTAHAEVYAEAGGMPGERYIKYYEEKAKGGLGLAICGGSSPVSIDVPQGSWKPVNLTTDRVIEPLSRLAEAMHRHGSKIMIQATHMGRRSAYAGDPWPHLVSPSGVREPVHRGNAKAIEIEDIHRIIGDFAAAAKRVQAAGMDGIEISAAHQHLIDQFWSPRTNQRTDEYGGSLENRMRFGMQVLNAVRDAVGADFCVGLRMCADEFHDDGLDPETLKNIAQIMSESGLIDFISVIGSGADTHNKVANCMPSMALPPEPFVHLAAGIKSVSKVPILHAQGIRDVTQAERIIANGLVDMVGMTRAHIADPHMIVKIRDGREDQIRQCVGANYCIDRQYLGQDVLCVQNAATSRESTMPQVVTKNKGEKRRVIVVGAGPAGLEAARVSAERGHEVILFERNATVGGQVNLAAKAPQREQMAGIIRWFDMETKRLGVDRRLGVAADAAMILAEKPSIVVLATGGSSHSGQVPAWGVAEGLAVSSWDILSERVAPGKNVLIYDGIGTHAGFGTADFMASRGSQVEIVTPDPKVADDVGGTTFPIFYRRLYSQGIIPTPNFWLDSVYAEGNKKIAVLRNEYTETLEEREVDQVVIENGSTPNTEVYWALKELSKNHGQTDIKTLFDAQPQPALGQKLNDDEFLLFRIGDCVSMHNIHGAIYDALRLCKDF; this is encoded by the coding sequence ATGCGCTACCCGCATCTTTTTACACCGATTACCCTCAATAAACTAGTGTTGCCTAACCGCATTTACAGTACAGCTCATGCCGAAGTCTATGCAGAAGCTGGCGGCATGCCGGGTGAGCGTTACATTAAATACTACGAAGAAAAAGCCAAAGGTGGCTTAGGGTTAGCTATCTGCGGCGGTTCTAGCCCGGTGTCTATCGATGTGCCTCAAGGCTCATGGAAACCCGTTAACCTGACTACTGATCGCGTCATTGAGCCGCTTTCTCGCTTGGCTGAAGCGATGCATCGCCATGGCAGTAAAATCATGATTCAAGCCACGCATATGGGCAGACGCTCAGCTTACGCAGGCGACCCTTGGCCGCACCTTGTTTCGCCAAGCGGCGTGCGCGAGCCTGTGCATCGTGGTAACGCAAAAGCCATCGAGATTGAAGATATTCACCGCATTATTGGCGACTTTGCAGCGGCGGCAAAACGGGTACAAGCTGCTGGCATGGATGGCATAGAAATTTCTGCGGCGCATCAACATTTAATTGATCAATTCTGGAGTCCACGTACTAATCAACGTACCGATGAATATGGTGGTAGTTTAGAAAATCGCATGCGATTTGGTATGCAAGTGTTAAATGCAGTGCGTGATGCAGTAGGTGCCGATTTTTGCGTAGGCTTACGCATGTGCGCAGACGAATTTCATGATGATGGCTTAGACCCAGAAACCCTTAAAAACATCGCGCAAATCATGTCTGAAAGTGGCTTGATTGATTTTATTAGCGTGATTGGTTCAGGCGCAGATACGCACAACAAAGTAGCTAACTGCATGCCTTCTATGGCGCTACCACCTGAGCCTTTTGTCCATCTGGCGGCTGGCATCAAATCTGTATCTAAAGTGCCTATTTTGCATGCACAAGGCATACGTGATGTGACGCAAGCCGAGCGTATTATCGCCAATGGTTTAGTGGATATGGTGGGCATGACTCGCGCCCATATTGCTGACCCGCATATGATAGTGAAAATACGCGATGGTCGTGAAGATCAAATCAGACAATGCGTGGGCGCAAACTATTGTATTGATAGACAATATTTAGGACAGGATGTGTTGTGCGTACAGAACGCTGCCACTTCACGTGAATCTACCATGCCGCAAGTGGTAACTAAAAACAAAGGTGAAAAACGCCGTGTTATAGTCGTTGGTGCGGGTCCTGCTGGATTAGAAGCTGCGAGAGTCTCAGCTGAACGTGGTCATGAAGTCATTCTATTTGAACGCAATGCAACAGTAGGCGGACAGGTTAATCTAGCCGCAAAAGCACCACAACGCGAACAAATGGCCGGTATTATTCGCTGGTTTGATATGGAGACAAAACGTTTAGGCGTAGACCGCAGACTAGGTGTTGCGGCAGATGCAGCAATGATACTTGCAGAAAAGCCAAGCATTGTCGTATTGGCTACAGGTGGCAGCAGTCATAGCGGACAAGTGCCCGCTTGGGGCGTGGCAGAAGGTTTGGCTGTGAGCTCATGGGACATTTTGTCTGAACGTGTGGCGCCTGGCAAAAATGTACTGATTTACGATGGCATAGGCACACACGCTGGTTTTGGCACTGCAGACTTTATGGCAAGTCGCGGTAGTCAAGTAGAAATCGTCACACCAGACCCCAAAGTGGCTGACGATGTAGGCGGCACGACCTTTCCAATTTTTTATCGCCGTTTATATTCTCAAGGCATCATCCCTACTCCAAATTTTTGGCTAGATAGCGTGTATGCCGAAGGAAATAAAAAAATCGCTGTATTACGAAATGAATACACTGAAACGCTGGAAGAGCGCGAAGTCGATCAAGTGGTCATAGAGAATGGCTCTACCCCTAATACTGAAGTCTATTGGGCATTAAAAGAGCTTTCCAAGAATCACGGTCAAACAGATATTAAAACTCTATTTGATGCTCAACCTCAACCTGCACTTGGGCAAAAGTTGAATGATGACGAGTTCCTACTTTTCCGCATTGGCGATTGCGTGTCTATGCACAATATTCACGGGGCTATTTACGACGCACTGCGCCTCTGTAAAGATTTCTAG
- a CDS encoding L-serine ammonia-lyase, with the protein MNYSVFEVFRIGIGPSSSHTVGPMIAVNRFLLEIEKRGLIKQVSEVQIHLFGSLALTGKGHGTDYAVIAGLVGALPDQVDPASIIPLVESIKETGRLMLMNTIEIPFDFNKHLVFHNHQSLPQHPNGMILQAFYDDGDSLHRNSYFSIGGGAVLDEQEILRTSKTSAIVKETPASTPFWFDNAADLLRMGNEKNLSIAEIVWGNELRYQNAQETRSKLLRVWDVMNASIERGLVTEGMLPGGLKVKRRAHLLYKQASTVGGKLSSDFQSMDMVSAFAIAVNEENACGGRVVTAPTNGSAGVIPAVLSYFTRFCQQQRTKTEIEDNIIKFLLTAAGIGMLYKKNASISAAEMGCQGEIGVSCSMAAAGLAAVLGANNEQIENAAEIAMEHNLGMSCDPIGGLVQIPCIERNSMGAVKAINAARLAMMHEGGHIVSLDAVIETMRQTGVDMQSKYKETALGGLAINVVAC; encoded by the coding sequence ATGAACTACAGCGTATTCGAAGTTTTTCGTATCGGTATAGGCCCCTCAAGCTCACACACCGTTGGGCCGATGATTGCGGTAAACCGTTTTCTTTTAGAGATTGAAAAACGCGGCCTCATTAAACAAGTCTCTGAAGTTCAAATTCACTTATTTGGCTCACTGGCACTTACTGGTAAAGGCCACGGGACTGATTATGCCGTCATCGCGGGCTTGGTTGGCGCATTACCGGACCAAGTTGACCCTGCAAGCATCATCCCGCTAGTTGAATCTATTAAGGAAACTGGCCGTTTAATGTTAATGAACACCATTGAAATTCCATTTGATTTCAATAAGCATTTGGTTTTTCATAATCATCAATCATTACCGCAACATCCTAATGGCATGATATTGCAGGCATTTTATGATGATGGAGATTCACTGCATCGCAACTCCTACTTTTCAATTGGCGGCGGCGCAGTGTTGGATGAACAAGAGATTCTCCGCACCTCAAAAACCAGTGCCATCGTTAAAGAAACACCAGCTTCTACGCCGTTCTGGTTTGATAACGCTGCAGATTTGCTGCGCATGGGAAATGAAAAGAATCTATCAATTGCCGAGATCGTGTGGGGCAATGAATTAAGATACCAAAACGCACAAGAAACACGCAGCAAGCTGCTTCGCGTTTGGGATGTCATGAATGCTAGCATCGAACGTGGACTGGTGACAGAAGGCATGTTACCAGGTGGATTAAAAGTAAAACGCCGAGCACATTTACTTTACAAACAAGCCAGCACTGTAGGTGGCAAACTATCGTCAGATTTCCAATCAATGGACATGGTAAGTGCCTTTGCTATTGCCGTGAATGAAGAAAACGCTTGTGGTGGCCGCGTTGTTACTGCGCCAACCAACGGCTCTGCTGGCGTAATACCAGCAGTGTTAAGTTACTTCACACGCTTTTGCCAACAGCAAAGAACCAAAACTGAAATAGAAGACAACATTATTAAGTTCTTACTCACCGCAGCGGGCATAGGCATGCTTTATAAAAAGAATGCCTCAATATCAGCAGCTGAAATGGGCTGCCAAGGTGAGATTGGCGTTTCCTGCTCGATGGCGGCAGCGGGTTTAGCTGCAGTACTTGGTGCCAATAATGAGCAAATTGAAAATGCTGCTGAAATCGCCATGGAGCACAATTTAGGCATGAGTTGCGACCCGATTGGTGGCTTGGTGCAAATTCCATGTATTGAGCGCAACAGCATGGGCGCAGTTAAAGCCATTAATGCGGCACGCTTGGCGATGATGCATGAAGGCGGCCACATTGTTTCATTAGATGCCGTGATTGAAACCATGCGCCAAACGGGAGTGGATATGCAATCAAAATACAAAGAAACAGCGCTTGGCGGATTAGCTATAAATGTCGTCGCTTGCTAG
- a CDS encoding DUF5943 domain-containing protein: MKHSTPINNENNMSDANVATMSYVPRNYVPRDFLTNNHLAIEDAIGFNEYAEVLYEAGYKSAYHWCEKEAKLNHLSGIAVFEHYLNRLSQRGWGVFSFESVNADTGNAEVKLEYSSFVLSQPEKPGKLCNMFAGWFAGAMDWCTTRKGHYAYTNCEGIDCAAQYCSQSKCGDSSESFCIFTIKPSVTNLAAVNLAVTNQKA; encoded by the coding sequence ATGAAACATTCCACTCCTATCAATAATGAAAATAACATGAGTGATGCTAACGTAGCGACTATGAGCTATGTGCCGAGGAATTATGTTCCGCGTGATTTTTTGACGAATAACCATCTAGCCATAGAAGATGCGATTGGTTTTAATGAGTATGCTGAAGTGCTCTACGAAGCAGGCTATAAATCTGCATACCACTGGTGTGAAAAAGAGGCCAAATTAAATCATTTATCTGGTATCGCTGTTTTTGAGCATTACTTAAATCGCTTGTCTCAACGCGGCTGGGGAGTGTTTAGTTTTGAATCTGTGAATGCCGATACTGGCAATGCTGAAGTAAAACTTGAATACTCTTCTTTTGTGCTGTCACAACCTGAAAAACCTGGAAAACTCTGCAATATGTTTGCTGGTTGGTTTGCCGGCGCAATGGATTGGTGCACCACACGTAAAGGGCATTATGCCTATACCAATTGTGAAGGTATTGATTGCGCAGCCCAATACTGCTCGCAATCAAAATGCGGCGACAGCTCAGAAAGCTTCTGCATTTTCACCATCAAACCATCAGTTACAAATCTAGCAGCTGTAAATCTAGCAGTTACAAACCAAAAAGCCTGA
- a CDS encoding sarcosine oxidase subunit gamma, which yields MLSSTNNTLEFNPVMQSPLHPFGLAAKQEKINDSKGAWVNEIPLLGYISLRGNSQNETFVNAVKSALNVALPTKPCSMIYTTWGSILWLSPDEWLIICKRDQRASLQQSLETGLTGIHSQVVDNSGGYTTVQLKGKNASDVLHHCTVYDLNMLQAGKVVGTTFGKLSLYLHQQDDGYSLVFRRSFADYIWRYLERSALPYGFGIAQLNDGQ from the coding sequence ATGCTTAGTTCAACTAATAACACCTTAGAATTCAACCCTGTTATGCAATCACCATTGCATCCATTTGGTTTAGCTGCAAAGCAAGAGAAAATCAATGACAGCAAGGGCGCTTGGGTCAATGAAATCCCACTATTAGGCTACATCAGCTTACGCGGAAATTCGCAAAATGAAACATTTGTAAATGCAGTCAAATCAGCATTAAACGTTGCGTTGCCAACAAAGCCTTGCAGCATGATATATACGACATGGGGATCAATCCTCTGGCTTTCTCCAGATGAATGGTTAATCATTTGCAAACGAGACCAGCGCGCTTCTTTGCAACAATCATTGGAAACTGGATTGACTGGCATTCATAGCCAAGTGGTTGATAATTCTGGTGGATACACCACTGTTCAGCTTAAAGGTAAAAATGCCAGCGATGTGTTGCACCACTGCACGGTATATGACTTAAACATGCTACAAGCAGGCAAGGTAGTAGGCACGACTTTCGGCAAATTAAGCTTATATTTACATCAACAAGATGATGGTTATAGCTTAGTGTTTCGTCGTAGTTTTGCAGATTACATCTGGCGTTATCTCGAACGCAGCGCCCTGCCCTATGGCTTTGGCATTGCTCAACTAAACGACGGGCAGTAA
- a CDS encoding serine hydroxymethyltransferase, which produces MNQTKAPFFSASLAEADPAIQSAVNEELYRQQSQIELIASENIVSRAVLEAQGTVLTNKYAEGYPGKRYYGGCEFVDKVETLAIDRLKQLFGAKFANVQPHSGAQANGAVMLAIAKPGDTILGMSLDAGGHLTHGARPALSGKWFNAVQYGVRREDYRLDYEQVEALANEHKPKVIIAGYSAYPRAVDFARFREIADSVGATLMVDMAHFAGIVAAGRHQNPVEHAHIVTSTTHKTLRGPRGGVILTNDEYLIKKINSAVFPGLQGGPLMHVIAGKAVAFGEALQPEFKTYIDRVLANAKALGEVLVAGGVDLVTGGTDNHLVLVDLRPKGLKGNQVEHALERAGITCNKNGIPFDDEKPTVTSGVRLGTPAGTTRGFGEAEFRQVGELILQVFDGLKNNPDGDEATEKRVRSKILALCEQFPIY; this is translated from the coding sequence ATGAACCAGACTAAAGCACCGTTCTTTTCAGCATCATTGGCCGAGGCTGACCCTGCAATACAATCTGCAGTCAATGAAGAGCTGTATCGACAACAATCACAAATTGAGTTGATTGCGTCTGAAAATATAGTCTCGCGTGCGGTGCTAGAAGCGCAAGGCACAGTGCTCACCAACAAATATGCAGAAGGCTATCCTGGTAAACGCTATTACGGTGGCTGCGAGTTTGTGGATAAAGTTGAAACCTTGGCAATCGACCGACTAAAACAACTATTCGGTGCTAAGTTTGCCAATGTGCAGCCACATTCTGGTGCACAAGCCAACGGTGCAGTCATGTTAGCCATCGCAAAACCGGGCGATACTATTTTAGGCATGTCATTGGATGCTGGTGGTCACTTAACCCATGGCGCCAGACCTGCCCTTTCAGGTAAATGGTTTAATGCAGTGCAATACGGCGTTCGTCGCGAAGACTATCGTTTAGATTATGAACAAGTTGAAGCGCTAGCGAACGAGCATAAACCTAAAGTCATTATTGCTGGTTACTCAGCCTATCCGCGTGCCGTGGATTTTGCACGCTTCCGTGAAATTGCTGATAGCGTAGGCGCAACTTTGATGGTGGATATGGCGCACTTTGCTGGAATTGTCGCAGCTGGCCGTCACCAAAATCCAGTTGAACATGCGCATATCGTGACATCGACCACACACAAAACTCTACGCGGCCCTCGTGGTGGTGTGATACTGACGAACGATGAATACTTGATTAAAAAAATAAACTCTGCCGTTTTCCCAGGTCTGCAAGGTGGCCCACTCATGCATGTGATTGCTGGTAAAGCTGTTGCCTTTGGTGAAGCCCTTCAACCTGAATTCAAAACGTATATTGACCGAGTGTTGGCTAATGCAAAAGCATTGGGTGAAGTATTAGTTGCAGGTGGAGTTGACCTCGTGACAGGCGGCACAGATAACCACTTAGTCTTGGTCGATTTACGTCCTAAAGGATTGAAAGGCAACCAAGTTGAGCATGCATTAGAGCGTGCAGGTATTACTTGTAACAAAAATGGTATTCCATTTGATGACGAAAAGCCAACCGTGACTTCTGGCGTTCGTTTAGGCACACCAGCTGGTACTACACGAGGCTTTGGCGAAGCTGAATTTCGTCAGGTTGGTGAGTTAATTTTACAAGTATTCGATGGCTTGAAAAACAATCCAGACGGTGACGAAGCGACAGAAAAACGTGTGCGCAGCAAAATATTAGCGCTTTGCGAACAGTTTCCAATTTATTGA
- a CDS encoding (Fe-S)-binding protein: protein MSIQHLITLLFWLATATLLIGLWRRSQLWRQGQSADFSWINLLAIPKRYFVDLHHVVSREPFIARTHVATAGGAVAALILVAINYGLMLYWNALNWAILIATAIMLVGVFFVWLRRRNAPSRLSRGAWSRLPYSLTAFAIGLLVISLPVSVLAGSVAVFALILLMAGSAELALGIGLGGPMKHAIAGLLHLAFHPRQQRFRGELSTALKPIALEAITLENQEFGISKPSDFKWNQLLGFDACVQCGKCEAACPAFAAGQPLNPKKLIQDLVVGFSHDEKSNGSDAKFAGSPYPGMPIGDHFGSIHAPIVPSLIEAETLWSCTTCRACVQECPMLIEHVDAIVGLRRNLTLTKGELPGSAPQTLENLRQTATVGGFDRKARYYWAVDLNVKTIAPNMPVDILLVAGEGAFDMRYQRTLRALVKLLKAAKVDFALMGEYERDTGDTARRLGDEATFQKLAKLNIETLNSLSFKRIVTADPHVLHSLKNEYAAFGGNYEVLHHSTLLAQLAASGQLKLGKSDETRKLTYHDPCYLGRYNGETESPRALLKSIGIQVNEMERSGMRGRCCGGGGGAPLTDIPGKQRIPDIRIADARTIGAEVVAVGCPQCTAMLEGVVGNRPEILDIAQLLASTLELES, encoded by the coding sequence GTGTCTATTCAACATCTCATCACCTTACTTTTCTGGCTAGCTACGGCAACATTGCTGATTGGGCTATGGCGGCGTTCGCAGTTATGGCGTCAAGGTCAGTCTGCGGATTTTTCATGGATCAATTTACTTGCGATTCCTAAACGCTATTTTGTCGATTTGCATCATGTAGTATCGCGTGAACCTTTTATTGCACGCACTCATGTTGCCACGGCTGGTGGCGCTGTAGCTGCGTTAATTCTAGTAGCTATCAACTATGGCTTAATGCTGTATTGGAATGCGCTAAACTGGGCAATATTAATCGCTACAGCCATCATGCTGGTAGGTGTGTTTTTTGTATGGTTGCGCCGTCGCAATGCGCCTAGCCGACTATCTCGTGGCGCTTGGAGTCGTTTACCCTACTCACTTACTGCCTTTGCAATTGGCTTGTTGGTTATAAGTTTACCCGTATCTGTTCTAGCAGGCAGTGTTGCAGTATTTGCATTGATATTATTAATGGCGGGCTCAGCAGAGTTGGCGCTAGGCATAGGTTTAGGCGGGCCTATGAAGCACGCGATTGCCGGGTTGCTGCATTTAGCTTTTCATCCTCGTCAGCAGCGTTTTAGGGGTGAGTTATCTACCGCGCTTAAACCAATCGCTTTAGAAGCTATCACTCTAGAAAACCAAGAATTCGGCATCAGCAAACCTTCAGACTTCAAATGGAACCAATTATTAGGTTTTGATGCATGCGTACAGTGCGGTAAATGCGAAGCAGCTTGCCCCGCCTTTGCTGCTGGACAACCACTTAACCCTAAAAAGCTGATTCAAGACTTGGTCGTTGGATTTTCTCATGATGAAAAATCCAACGGTTCAGACGCCAAATTTGCAGGCAGTCCTTATCCGGGCATGCCTATTGGCGATCATTTTGGCAGCATACACGCACCCATTGTGCCCTCATTAATTGAAGCAGAAACCTTATGGTCATGCACGACTTGTCGAGCCTGTGTGCAAGAGTGCCCGATGCTCATCGAACACGTCGATGCAATTGTCGGTTTAAGGCGCAACCTCACACTGACAAAAGGTGAGCTTCCGGGTAGCGCACCTCAAACATTGGAAAATTTACGGCAAACAGCTACAGTGGGCGGGTTCGACCGTAAAGCTCGCTATTATTGGGCGGTCGATTTGAATGTTAAGACGATTGCACCCAACATGCCTGTTGACATACTACTGGTCGCAGGTGAAGGTGCTTTTGACATGCGCTATCAGCGTACTTTACGCGCTTTAGTCAAGTTGCTCAAAGCCGCAAAAGTTGATTTCGCCTTAATGGGTGAATATGAGCGTGACACAGGCGATACCGCAAGGCGGCTTGGTGATGAAGCAACGTTCCAGAAACTAGCGAAACTCAATATTGAAACATTGAACTCACTCTCGTTTAAACGCATCGTCACCGCAGACCCACATGTTCTTCACAGCCTTAAGAATGAATATGCCGCGTTTGGTGGAAATTACGAGGTATTACATCACTCAACACTTTTAGCGCAACTGGCTGCTAGCGGTCAGTTGAAACTAGGTAAGTCAGATGAAACGCGCAAGCTGACGTACCATGACCCATGTTACTTAGGACGCTACAACGGCGAAACAGAATCGCCACGTGCCTTACTAAAAAGTATTGGTATTCAAGTTAACGAAATGGAGCGTTCTGGCATGCGTGGTCGCTGTTGCGGTGGTGGCGGTGGCGCACCATTAACAGATATTCCGGGCAAGCAACGTATACCTGACATCCGCATCGCTGATGCAAGAACCATAGGTGCGGAAGTTGTTGCTGTGGGGTGCCCACAATGTACGGCTATGCTAGAGGGTGTTGTCGGCAACCGCCCTGAAATATTAGATATTGCACAACTGCTTGCGTCTACTTTGGAGCTGGAATCATGA